The proteins below come from a single Juglans regia cultivar Chandler chromosome 12, Walnut 2.0, whole genome shotgun sequence genomic window:
- the LOC108983028 gene encoding uncharacterized protein LOC108983028, protein MGFSKEERSKRFLRGVKTMFFLITMLISLLLFSAPVLLVIADTLLPSALLSASLSPLPLSLQTLTSHLQNYDFRYSLIDIPLISIIRSAIIICVYSLCDGPRLSRGPYLGITTMCSVLSLMFVSMKAAYVFGVSGSDRGGYVRATEVALFICSLALAVGHIAVAYRTSCRARRKLLVYKIDIEAVSACKNGILKYQKALQERKGEANITTKEISL, encoded by the exons ATGGGTTTCTCAAAGGAAGAAAGATCAAAAAGGTTTTTGAGGGGTGTGAAGACCATGTTCTTCTTGATCACCATGCTTATTTCTTTGCTGCTTTTCTCAGCGCCTGTTCTTTTGGTTATAGCGGATACGCTGCTTCCCTCTGCGCTCCTCTCTGcttctctttctcctcttcctctttcaTTACAAACTCTCACTTCCCATCTGCAGAACTACGACTTTCGGTACTCCTTAATCGATATACCTCTCATATCCATTATAAGATCAGCCATCATAATCT GTGTTTATAGCTTGTGTGATGGGCCAAGGCTTTCACGAGGGCCGTATTTGGGAATCACGACGATGTGTTCGGTGTTATCTCTAATGTTTGTTTCGATGAAAGCTGCGTATGTTTTTGGCGTTTCGGGCAGCGATCGAGGAGGGTATGTCAGGGCAACGGAAGTAGCGTTGTTCATATGCTCTCTGGCTCTGGCTGTAGGGCATATCGCTGTGGCCTATAGAACAAGTTGCAGGGCGAGACGGAAGCTTCTGGTTTACAAAATTGACATTGAAGCT GTTTCAGCTTGCAAGAATGGGATTTTAAAGTATCAGAAGGCCttacaagaaagaaagggagaagcGAACATAACAACGAAGGAaatttcattataa